Genomic DNA from uncultured Desulfuromusa sp.:
ACTGCAGACAATAGAAGATGTGATAAGAATCAACGATCTAAAAACAGTCGAAGAAATTTCGGACTATACTAAGGCTGGCGTTTTCTGTAAATCCTGCATTCAGCCTGGAGGACATGAAAAACGAAAATATTATCTGGTCGATATTCTTGCCCGGGTGCGTGCTGAAATCGAGAGTGAACGTCATCCTGAGAAGGCCCTCGTTGATGATTTTAGCAAGCTCTCAGTGGTGAAGCAGATTAAGGCAATCGAAGCCGTTCTTGACGAGCATGTTCGTCCTGCTTTGGCCAGAGACGGTGGAGGCGTTGAGCTTGAAGATGTTCAATCCGTGGAAGACGGACTTGTCAAGGTTTCTCTTTGCTATCAGGGAGCCTGCAAGGGGTGTGCTGGCAGTGCAGCGGGCACTCTGACTTTTGTCGAACAGACATTGAGGATGAAACTGAGCGATAAAATTCGTGGGGTTGTCGTTTAATTGAAAAATTGTAAATTTGAATTCTGGTGCTATATTAAAGACAGTTTTCTTCACGTTGATGACTGATAAAACCAATAAACAAAGGAGGAGGAGTCATGAACATGACCGAAGTCAAGGCTGTTGCCAAAGATCGAGGTGTTAAACCTGGTAAGATGAAAAAAGAAGTCCTCATTCGCCGTATTCAGGAAATAGAAGGGAACCCGCAGTGTTTCAATACCAGTTTCTCTGAGCAGTGTGGGCAGATTGAGTGTATCTGGCGTAATGATTGTGTTTAGTTCTCGTGAATAATTGATTTTTCCCACCAGTACTCAACCGGCTTGCATCCATCTATAATAACTGGATAGAGTGGGCCTGTTGAGTGCTGGTGACTCATTATTCATTTCTGGAAAATCTTTTGCAACAACCTCCCAACCTTCCAAAATATCATCCATTCTTTGTGAATAAGCACATAAAACACCTGATAGAACCGGAATGATTGATGAAGCAGTGGCCTAAGAAGCGACGACTTTAAGATGAGGCATCATCTCGGTATAGATAAAGTCAAGTCGACACTTAAGGTTTTTCTACATTGATCAATTCTGCTATCCTGTTATATTTATAGAGGTTTATGGATTGAGGATGATGCATATTTTTCAACAGGAGAATCCCAATGAGATTTGAGACCACAGATCCGGTTGCTCACCCCGAATTAATATTTTACCGCCGTTGTACCGTTGACCTGAAAAGTGGCAAACAAACATTTGCAGAAGTTCCTTGCCAAAATCTCGAAGACGTTCTGGGAGGTTTCGGCCGTTCTTTTCAGCTTCTTGCGAAACGCAAGATTTCCACGGCGTACTGTGATGAAAATCCATTGATTGTCAATACCGGTCTTTTGACCGGAAGTAGTGCTATGACAGGGCTCCGGACTTATTTCTCAAGTTACAGCCCGATAAAGGGTTCTTTAGCAGGACTTCCTGCTGCTATGTGGTCTACCGGCAGTGGAAAGTTTGGTGCAAAATTCAAGTGGAGCGGGCTTGATGAGTTAATTTTTGAGAATCGTTCTGAAAAGCCAGTCTATGTTTTGATTACTGAAACGGATAACGGGCCCCGGATAGAATTGAAACCAGGAGAGCATCTCTTAGGTCTTGGCACTCACGAAAAGATCATGCAGTTGCACCAGGAGTATGATAACGCCCACTTCGCAGCCATCGGCCAAGCCGGAGAGAACTGGCAGAATGTTTATATGGGCTCCGTTGCCCTTTCCACCGAAAATCAACTTAAATCCGGCGAAGATAAAATGCGCTTTGCCGGTCGGGGTGGCATGGGCAGCATGATGGGTTACAAAAACATCCTTGCTCTGGTGGCACAATCTAGCGATAAAAACAAACCACTGACAGCAGCAGTGAAAAAGGTGAACCTTAATGTCGTTAAAGGGGGAGGCTCTGCCCGCTTACAACCGATCAAGAGGGGCGGTGGTGGTGGAACCTGGGCGGCCTATGATGTCATGCAACCATTTCATGCTGTGCCGGTGAACAATTATCGCCCGCAAGGGAATGATCTTCCAGAAAAACTCTTCCGCGAGAATGTCGAAATGCATTATGACATTGAATCCGCTGCTTGTTACCGCTGTGGCATTACTTGTCATAATTATATATCTGAAAAAAATGCTGAAGGTGAAAAGGGCGAATTCATTGCCAAATTTGATTACGAGCCCCTCAATCTTCTGAGTACGAACATCGGAATTAACGAAGCCGGTCAGGGGGGGAGGCTGATTCAGCTCTGTGACAATTATGGCATGGATGCAATTTCACTTGGGGTGACGGTATCCTATGTTCTCTCATATAATCAACGCCATCCGGAAAATCCATTGTTGAATGGTGCTACTTTTGGCGATTATGAAAAAATTCGTGAGTTGATCATCCAAGCCGGGGAAGGCAAAGCTCCTGAAATCGGTCAAGGATCCATGCGCTTGTCGCAAAGGACTGGTGAAACCAGCTATGCTTATCATGTCAAGGGGTTGGAATTACCGGCATATCAACCTGAAACCAATCCCGGTTATTGCTGGGCGATTGCCGGAGGGCATATGTCGATGGGAACCTATGGCATGTTGATCCGTGAAGGCAAATCTGATATTGAATCCTGGGTTAAAGCGATTACCGAAGAAAAACTTCATATCGTCGGTTTTGATTTAATTGGTCTGTGCAAGTTTTTCGACATTACTCAAGGCATCGGAACGCAGATGGTGGTTGACTGTCTGCAGAGCGATTTCAATCTGAAGATTGACCCTATTAAAATAAAAGAAGCTGTCCGTCGGTCGTTCATGCTGGCAATGTCCCTTGAATTCCGTCAAGGCTACACGAAAGAAGAGTTCTGTCTGCCGGCAGAAGTTCATGAAAACCCAAACCCCAACATCAATCTTCCCAACATTACCAACCCGGAATTCATGGCGGAGCTGAGTGAAAAAGTCTGGGCGGTGTTTGATAAAGAGTTATTGTCTGAAAACGAGGGTTGAAAGACAAAGTTAAAAAATAACTGGATGACACAAATTGAAATTATAACCTTGTCAGTTTCGCCACTTTGCGGATCTGGTTATGGCCTCTTTGAATTTTATCCGTAATATCTGCCTGTCGGCTTGAGGAGAGTATCTTTTTGTTTTACTGGATTGCTTGATTGGCTCTCCAGCTGCAAGGCATGCTGTTCCATATGCTGTTAATTCCGTCGACGTCTGCACGATAACCTGACGGTTCAGCACATCAGCCAGAAACTGGCAAAAATAGCGATTATTTGACAAGCCTCCATCTATTGAAATCTCGCCTTTTATGGAAGTAAATTCATTCATTGAAGCAATGACTTCCGCCGCCCTTAATGCAATCCCTTCCAGAATTGATTGGATCAAGTCTGTGGGCTGGGTGTCAAGTGACAGGCCGATCCACAGCCCGGCAGCGGTTCTGTCCCAGTACGGACAACCCAGTCCGGAGAGTGCCGGGACAAAAGCCAGATCTCTTTCCATCGCGCAGCTGTTTTTGAAATGCTGGATCTGATTATAGCTTTTGAATAATCCCAGAGACCGGGCCCAATTAATGGCCGACCCGGCTGAAAATACTCCCCCATCCAAAGCGTAGACAGCTTTTTGTCCTGTTAATTGCCAGGCTACTGTTGGTAATAATCCCTGGTTCGTTGATTGCTGTGGGGTGTCACCAGTGACGACTAATGCGAACGCTCCGGTGCCAAAAGTAATTTTTGATTCACCTTTATTCATGCAGCCGTGCCCATAGAGCGCCGCTTGCTGGTCAACGACACTCGCGGTTATGGGTATCCGCCGTCCTTTGGACTCAACAAATCCAAAGTGTCCTGTTGTGGCTACAATTTCTGGTAATGCTTCCATCGGAACGCCGAAAAGAAGACACAACTCTTTATCCCAGTGTCCTGTTTTCA
This window encodes:
- a CDS encoding SAP domain-containing protein, which encodes MNMTEVKAVAKDRGVKPGKMKKEVLIRRIQEIEGNPQCFNTSFSEQCGQIECIWRNDCV
- a CDS encoding aldehyde ferredoxin oxidoreductase C-terminal domain-containing protein; translation: MRFETTDPVAHPELIFYRRCTVDLKSGKQTFAEVPCQNLEDVLGGFGRSFQLLAKRKISTAYCDENPLIVNTGLLTGSSAMTGLRTYFSSYSPIKGSLAGLPAAMWSTGSGKFGAKFKWSGLDELIFENRSEKPVYVLITETDNGPRIELKPGEHLLGLGTHEKIMQLHQEYDNAHFAAIGQAGENWQNVYMGSVALSTENQLKSGEDKMRFAGRGGMGSMMGYKNILALVAQSSDKNKPLTAAVKKVNLNVVKGGGSARLQPIKRGGGGGTWAAYDVMQPFHAVPVNNYRPQGNDLPEKLFRENVEMHYDIESAACYRCGITCHNYISEKNAEGEKGEFIAKFDYEPLNLLSTNIGINEAGQGGRLIQLCDNYGMDAISLGVTVSYVLSYNQRHPENPLLNGATFGDYEKIRELIIQAGEGKAPEIGQGSMRLSQRTGETSYAYHVKGLELPAYQPETNPGYCWAIAGGHMSMGTYGMLIREGKSDIESWVKAITEEKLHIVGFDLIGLCKFFDITQGIGTQMVVDCLQSDFNLKIDPIKIKEAVRRSFMLAMSLEFRQGYTKEEFCLPAEVHENPNPNINLPNITNPEFMAELSEKVWAVFDKELLSENEG
- a CDS encoding FGGY family carbohydrate kinase, with translation MAILAIDQGTTSTRALLFESSGRQRTVKTLEHKQLYPHAGWVEHDPDELIANIQYCIDSCEGIDAIGIDNQGESCLAWDADSKQAISPVIVWQDNRTQHMLDKLTESQQQRVLDISGLPLDSYFSAAKLGWIVNNIPAAKELLQRGKLRLGTTDAFFLDRLSGHFVTDISTASRTSLMNLKTGHWDKELCLLFGVPMEALPEIVATTGHFGFVESKGRRIPITASVVDQQAALYGHGCMNKGESKITFGTGAFALVVTGDTPQQSTNQGLLPTVAWQLTGQKAVYALDGGVFSAGSAINWARSLGLFKSYNQIQHFKNSCAMERDLAFVPALSGLGCPYWDRTAAGLWIGLSLDTQPTDLIQSILEGIALRAAEVIASMNEFTSIKGEISIDGGLSNNRYFCQFLADVLNRQVIVQTSTELTAYGTACLAAGEPIKQSSKTKRYSPQADRQILRIKFKEAITRSAKWRN